A region of the Lycium barbarum isolate Lr01 chromosome 1, ASM1917538v2, whole genome shotgun sequence genome:
gaaactgaatgtaacttaaACATGAGAATGAAACATGGGTAAAGTCTGAAATcaataagagcctgtttggatgggcttatgcttataagctgcaaacagcttataagcaaaaaaaaaaaagttggggtagtctaacttattttttttggcttataagctgttttcagcttataagatgctttagataagctaagtcaaatgggtctaattatttttttgagcttattttaagcataaaatgattttaagttggccagccaaacactcaaaaaagctgaaaacagtttataagcaacttataagcgacttataagccaatccaaacggactctaaatcaatggaaatacatgtatataaaactgcgtgtaacgtggggaatgctatagtataaccgaaaacatgatctggtacttgcgtcctaccagcagaacactcacaccttgccagggatatgagatttaagtaataataagcatgtaaggatccaaactgcataatgaaggtgttgtcTCCTTgttgacaacccttatcctacggtggctacgtagtttcaggctatctgagccttctaagcaaatcccaaaaacatgaacatgatatagttggctgagaagcccatgattttcgtgaaataacttgtaaataacttataatcatgatttcacgaaataacttgtaacatggttttatgaaatatcttgtaatatggtttcataagataacttatcatagtcttgcaaacatattcttgattcatgagtaataacaatagttcatatatatatatatatatatatatatatatatatatatatatataattgacttgataACATGCTTGTAACTATtgggttttgatattggtgaataggaaatgatgggatgaaaagtgaTGGGAACATAAAAGGTCCCTTTTGCTTTGGGGATTGTAAAAGGTCCCTTGTACTTTGGTTAAAGCATTTGTCtcacataggaaaaagagaggaaaatagagGTGTATATATTACATTACATCTTCTCTAGtcgctaaaagggttgagggggcaaggacccctcgcgccgtcgttgTCGCTCGCTCAGCTcggctttggctttggctttggatttggatttggatttgtcAACGATTGATTGATTATCTTTTTGGACAaacttttctttaattatttaattaattaatccaaTGCTGTCCCGCGACTTGTGACCGACCCGGTCCGTTTTTCCCCTTCCCGGATAATTTTGAATTTCCCACCAAAAACTGGTGACTGATttgaatggttgcaaacattcagAATCAGTACCTCCAACAGCTATAAAATTCTTGTTTTTGTTCCAGAATTCGATACGAAAAATATTCTGCAACAAAACAACTAACCTTTCTCTCCACAACTCTCTTCTTTTATTTTGTGTGATAAATTGCCGTTGAGTGGTTCGCCGTTGccagaatttggagtactactattccGGTAactaatcgttctatcctgggagggaatattccatcaacctcgagtgctgtgaggggaataatttccttaaggacacactttgaactaagtgggatCGATTACATTCTGGAAAATATTTTTCCAACACTGCTTCTGTTCATTTTCCAGTTTCTGTCGTTTACTGGTTTTTAAGGATTTTACTGTTATACTGTGTAATCTGTTTTACCAAGTGTTTTTACAGATTGTGTTGAAACTTTATTTAAACCTGTACAGATTATTTTGcgaacaatcttaaggaaattaaatataatatataatcTGTATTCTGTTTAAGGAGATTAAAACTTGTGTAGTTTTCTACTCCATATGAATATTAGTATTCTGACTCGAAGATATAATAACTTCGTTGGAATACCAAAGTTCATAATTATACTgcgatttgaagaaataaaatcttcatcgCTTAAGTTTGTGATTTAATTGCTATTCTGGTTTTATTAACTAAAACAGTTTGTCCATTTGACAGTGACAAAGAAATAATGGCAATCAAGACTGGAACTCCCTCTGTGACTGGAACTCCCTCTGCGGGTATTGCACCAGTGGCTACTCCTACAACCCGTACCGCTGTGCCACCGGCTGAGAAACCTGCAAAGTTCACCGGTGCCAACTTTAATGGATGGCAGCAGAGAATGTTCTTTTGGCTTACCACCCTTGGTATGCAAAAGTTCACCAGTGAGGACCCTCCTGTGCCTGCCACCGACATGCCTGACAACCAGAAGTTCATGGTTACTGAGGCTTGGAAACAGGCTGATTTTTTGTGCAAAGGCTACATTTTGAGTGCCTTAGAAGATGATTTGTACAACGTCTACAGTGAaatagagacctccaaagaactgTGGAGTGCACTGGAAAAGAAGTACAAAATCGAAGATGCTTGCTTGAAGAAGTTTGTGGTTGCCAAATTCCTAGACTACAAAATGGTGGATGGAAAaactgttggaacccaagttcaagagcttcaacttatcttccatgaccttattgctgaaggtatggtagtgaatgaaacattccaagtggctgcaatgattgagaagttgccaccctcatggaaagatttcaagaattatcttaagcacaagagaaaggaaatgaagttggaggatcttgtgattcgtctcaagatcgaggaagataacaaaacCGCTGAGAAGAGGTACCGTAAGAGTTCACCGATTGAAGGGGCAAGTGTCGTTGAAGATGTTGCTCCGAAAAAGAACAATAAAAGGAAGAGGCGTTCTGGAAAGGAGAAGTATCCTAACAAGAAAAAGTTCAAGGGCAATTGTTATAACTGTGGTAAAGCAGGCCATAAAGCTCCCGACTGTCGTGCCCCCAAGAAggacaaagagaaaaacaaagGTCAGGCAAACATGGTGGAAGATGTTGATGACCTGTGTGCAATGCTGTATGAGTGCAACCTGGTTGGTAACCCAAAGGACTGGTGGCTTGATTATGGCGCCACTCGACATGTGTGTGCCGTTAAGGAAGCATTTACAACCTACACTCCCGCTGGACCCGACGAGGAGCTATacatgggaaatactgcaacagccaaagttgaaggatatggaaaggttctgttgaagatgacatccggcaaggtgctgactctcaacaacgtcatGCATGTTCCATCAATTAGGAAGAACCTAGTCTCAGCCGCACTACTCGTGAAAAATGGGTTTAAGTGTGTGCTGGTTAGTGATAAATTTGTACTTAGTAAGAATGATATGTTtgtaggaaagggctacctcaccgagggccttttcaaacttaatgtaatggttgttgccagtattaatggaaaatctgcttcttcttacttattggagtcaaataatttatggcatgttcgtttaggacatgtcaattacaaaaccttgcgaaaaataattaatcttgaaatattgcctaaatttgagtgtaatatatctaaatgtcaaatatgtgttgaatcaaagtttgttaagcattcgtataagtctgttcaaaagaattcaaaccctttagacttaatccacactgacatttgtgatatgaagtcaataccatctcgcggtgggaaaaagtatttcataacttttattgacgattgcactcgatattgttatgtttatttgctaaacagtaaggatgaagcaatagaagcatttaagcaatataagaatgaagtcgaaaatcaattgaataaaaagataaaaatgattagaagtgataggggtggagaatacgaatctccttttgcagagatatgtttagaatatggaattattcatcaagccactgccccctacacaccacaatccaatGGAGTTGTGGAAAGGAAAAATTGGACATTGAACGAAATGATGAATGTTTTACTAATAAGTTCCGGTTTACCGCAgagcttgtggggggaagctatccttacggCTAACCGAATACTCAACAGAGTGCCCCACAGaaaaacacaatctattccatatgaactatggaaagggagaaaacccaacttgaaatatttcaaagtgtaggggtgtttagcaaaggtacaagttcctttacctaaaaaggtaaaaatcggaccaaaaactgtAGATTGTATTTTTATTGGATATGCTACAAACAGcaaagcttgtcggtttttggttcacaaatccaacaatcccgaaattcatgttaatacgataattgaatcagataatgctgaattctttgaaaatatttatccgtataaaatttaatgtgagtcgtcaagtgaaagatctaaacgacagcgggaagaaccaaaggaaagtacaccaagtgaaaaagatccaaggcgtagcaaacgtcaaaggacctctacttcctttggaccagattttgtgacattcttgcttgaagatgagcctcaaacatttaaagcagtgatgtcttcttctgattcagcattttgAAAAGAGGTAGTCAATAGTGAGATTCAATCAATCTTAGATAACCACACATGGgaagtggttgatcttcctcctggaaacaagcctttaggttctaaatggatttttaaaaggaaaatgaaagttgatggcactattgacaaatataaggcaagacttgtggtcaaaggttatagacagaaagaaggccttgattattttgacacatactcgtCTGTAACAAGAATAACGTCCATTCGAGTGTTAGTAGCTCTGGCAGCCGTGTTTGGTCTTGAAATTCACCAAATGGACGTTAAAACAGTTTTCTTaaatggtgatttggaggaagaaatttacatggaacaacccgagggttttgtggttcctggtaaagaaaaAAAAGTGTGAAAACTTTTAAAGTCGCTTTATGGactaaaacaagcacccaaacaatggcatgctaaATTTGACCAAACCATGCTGGCAAATGGCTTTAAAATCAATGAGTGTGATACATTAAAAACACTTCAGGCCacgaagtcattgtttgtttgtatgttgatgacatgctgataatgagcaaagatatggcagatataaatgctacaaagcgcatgctggctagaaaatttgacatgaaagacttaggagttgctgatgtAATCCTAGAAATCAGAATTCATAGAACTCCACAAGGTATAGCATTATCACAGTCtcctttgtcacaccccgaccttactagggtgtgatgggaaccCGACTCCATATCTGGAGCctagcgaacccgctgactcttattacatatataactcTTGAATCAGTTCaggataaaatacatagtatgctctcaattttttttttcataagtaaaatctatcatcatatgggacccgtgacatgaaacatgatATTATGtcgactggcgaagccgtctacaaagatgacactctatacccacgactctgtctgcaaagcctctaacattgaacaaggacatcatagcatagtacgctgactcagctacactccagggccaagcggagctcgccaacttcgctggaacgccttctataatgacttcggctcatctgggtgtacctgcgcggcatgaaacgcagcctccgaagaaaaggggtcaatacgagcaatgtactgggtatgtaaggcatgaacgacaacacaatgagaggtaccagtggagataatcacaaaggaatcatatggcatctcatagggtacatatcatgtcatatcatatcgtgtcatatcatattatatcatgtcatatcatatcatatcatgtcatatcatagcatatcctgtcgtatcatatcatagggagacatatagcatatcataggctgactgagatacctgtacatgtgaatgccacttagggcggaaaccatgcatgcgccgaacaagtcggctcgcccacattgcgccgaaatatgtcggctcgcccatatataccgcgtccgggcatcccgcgtccgggatgataatgccagctgaccaggtggcgatgaaacatgtttcccttccccatgtccccatatacatgtatcccttcccccctcccatttacatatatagcatgcatgagagcccaaggaaagtcatgtgtctatcggagtgacgtaaggtcggtaacctccgattgtattatggaatcaccttggtcgtcatgtctcgccttgaaggaacaattataaggcgagactatcaatgaagaatat
Encoded here:
- the LOC132616199 gene encoding uncharacterized protein LOC132616199 — protein: MDWKKKKKKKKRYKQVSNQEFDDEEKEQRQKDMWCSLEILLKISLRKLSLQTHNPQSPSMLSSDKEIMAIKTGTPSVTGTPSAGIAPVATPTTRTAVPPAEKPAKFTGANFNGWQQRMFFWLTTLGMQKFTSEDPPVPATDMPDNQKFMVTEAWKQADFLCKGYILSALEDDLYNVYSEIETSKELWSALEKKYKIEDACLKKFVVAKFLDYKMVDGKTVGTQIEEDNKTAEKRYRKSSPIEGASVVEDVAPKKNNKRKRRSGKEKYPNKKKFKGNCYNCGKAGHKAPDCRAPKKDKEKNKGQANMVEDVDDLCAMLYECNLEEPSLSRTTREKWV